From the genome of Plasmodium relictum strain SGS1 genome assembly, contig: PRELSG_00_v1_54, whole genome shotgun sequence:
gtaaataaaaactcatttataactgttaataggtttattaaaagatgcagtaaaatttaacttcaattaaatattatgcatcataagaaaacagtatatatatatataataaaaacgaatatatatatataaacgtatacttatttatacatgctctttattaatttgtttgtttaatactctagcaaagtcattaaacgggcaattaataaatcaaatacagaattatttaattcaaattaaatattatacattataaaattcccttatatatatatatatatatatacatatataaacgtatatttagttatacattctctttattaatttgtttgttcaatACTCTAGCGAAGTCATTGAGCAAGCAATCAATATATCAGCAATAcagaattatttaattcaaattaaatattatacattataaaattcccttatatatatatatatacatatataaacgtatatttagttatacatgctctttattaatttgtttgttcaatactctagcaaagtcttTGAGCAggtaatttattatttggtTATTCAATGACTTTAATAAAAGTGATGAATAtccaagttaataaagagaaaacATTTTGGactcctttataatttttttttattaaagtttatatataatacaaaatcaATAAAATTACCTTTAAAACTAAAATCTATATTaagttaaatttaaataacgCAATATACATACCATTCTTTTCTCATTGATTTAtctttcatttaaaaaaaaatctctcaaaataaaaaaaaaataaaaaagatattaatataattataaactAGATatgtcttaaaaaaaaaatacttttattagATATACTAAGTTGGTCACAGTATAGTACTTCATCCTTTGTATTCAATGAACTCCTAAGTaagacaaaataaaatttggtCTTACTAATTGGTTAGTACTATTCAATTAATCACGCagatatataaataagtttTATCAAGAAAAACTTAAAACCGCATATAAATTAAGGGAAATGTACTTATTGACCAGaaggaaattaataaatcaataacataaacattatactttttatacatttatttttttatcttttggttaaaatttaataatctTTCAATTCCAAAACTTcacacataaaaaaaaaataaattaaattttttctttttttaaattacaaggATATATggaagtaaaataaataaaaaaaaatttagcaacatatatatatattttctttaactGGAGTCAGAGTATAACTGACTGGTAAGCTAATCTTATTATAAAAGGacaataacattttttattaaccaaacatccaattaataaatcatacgTGGAAAACTTATTTTTGTTCATGAATTCActaaaaaacatattttttttaaatatgtatttttattgtatttcaTTTTCAGTAACTTTGAAAAGCCTTTGGTTGGCATAATATAGTGCAAGCAAAACATTTTCCGtattatccttttttttcttattaagaTTAGTTCTATCTTTATCTTTACTTGTTGCATTACAAATAAAACATAAAGTTGATATAATTccctttattttatttattaaagaatTTGATACTTGAATGCCTCTTATATCATCTTTTGTAgtaacaaataaatataaatttcttatattaagcttaattttttctattttacatttttctttttctatttgaGAAAGTAAATTTAATTGGTGCTCtttacttaaaatttttcttgtTTTATGTGAAATATATTTCCTTGTACTCGATGAATTCATACTTAATAATGATTTAcgtattttcataataatgaataactgttttttaattaataaaccTCCAATTAATTTCGTGAGCGTTTCATAAAGAgagaataaattatttgcagtacttttttcatttattaaatagaTGCTAGTTCTTTCTATATGTATTACAAgttatatgaatataaaagaaattagaTGAGAAATTATAATAGAAATACTAAACATAAAACGTATTGATCTCTTCCTCTTAGATTATCAGGATTGTAATATTTGGCATTGAAGGATATAATTATCTAATGTAGTggtaaataaattaaaatttctttttaaaaaataaaactataaGATAATAactcaaaaaatatttattaaattaaacgttatttatttcaaatatatgataaaaacTGGAAAATATCACTTTCTACGTCTCTGCTGGAACCTAAaagttattttaatatttatgaaaGTGGTATCTCTCCTTTACCTAAGGTAGTTACAtgaataaaaagataaattacaAGACACAAAAAGAGTTAGTATTTGGTaagtaataaattttatttacctTTTTGATGttttaatataatgaaaaaaattgcataaaaaaattattaatgcGTAttagatattaaaaaaatgtatgcataaaaatatgtatatgatttattaattggttattcaatgattttaataaaaagtaatgaatatctaagttaataaaaagaaaattttaggacccttttataattttgtattatagtTTCCATATAATactaaattaattaaatcaccTTTTTAAAACTAAAGTCTATaacaaattatataaagtTTTATTGACGTAATCCACGTGCCGTTCTTTTCtcattgatttattaaatgaatacTCAATGACTTTTCTAGTGTattgattaataaaaaaattgttattaaccttttgtaataTAAAGTGAGCTACCAGTCGGGAAAATATAAGtcagccatgcactgacactagttaaaaaaaaaaaattaaattattttttttttgttggaTTGGCATTtgtttgaattaaaaaaagaattaatttttacttatataaaaattaatgcaTAAAAAGTGtaatatttatgttatattaaatttgtactttttgaaataatattaaataaattagagttttagttatttgttataaattttgcGTGCATgtgttttaattaaaataatatacatattctttgtaaataaaaatctgattataaaagtaaacatATATCTGTTAAGCAATACAGaatatagtaaaaaaattatttttatatataatt
Proteins encoded in this window:
- a CDS encoding fam-j protein, coding for MKIRKSLLSMNSSSTRKYISHKTRKILSKEHQLNLLSQIEKEKCKIEKIKLNIRNLYLFVTTKDDIRGIQVSNSLINKIKGIISTLCFICNATSKDKDRTNLNKKKKDNTENVLLALYYANQRLFKVTENEIQ